One part of the Spirochaetota bacterium genome encodes these proteins:
- a CDS encoding IclR family transcriptional regulator — protein sequence MKTKKIKRIQSIERAHAILSLFINDKKPLGISDFAKKIALPKTTVQGIVQTLCHLGYLEKDHETGKYRLGPYVFQLGMKYATNLDLVSIARVWAERLCFQFRQPVNIGMLVGDKVIIVLRVEPENRFMSYPQAGSVIPTHTTCIGKLLCAYMEKQRLEEILKDYTFQMLTPNSITSKEDFLKELKKVRQAGISFDNQESVMGLAGIGGPIFNYSGIIAAFAITGNADFILKHKQDIIHAVKDTSLQLSVQLGYNPDSKTL from the coding sequence ATGAAAACAAAAAAGATTAAACGCATTCAATCAATTGAACGGGCACATGCCATTTTATCGCTGTTTATCAATGACAAAAAACCACTGGGCATAAGCGATTTTGCAAAAAAGATTGCATTGCCTAAAACTACCGTACAGGGAATAGTTCAAACGCTCTGTCATTTAGGCTATCTAGAAAAAGATCATGAAACAGGTAAATACAGGCTTGGCCCGTATGTATTCCAGTTAGGCATGAAATATGCCACTAACCTTGACCTGGTAAGCATTGCACGGGTATGGGCTGAACGTCTATGCTTTCAATTCAGGCAACCGGTTAATATTGGCATGCTTGTAGGGGATAAAGTTATCATAGTACTCCGCGTTGAGCCTGAAAACAGATTTATGTCTTATCCTCAAGCTGGTTCAGTAATTCCCACACATACTACCTGTATTGGCAAGTTGCTCTGTGCCTATATGGAAAAGCAACGACTAGAAGAAATTCTAAAAGATTACACCTTTCAAATGCTGACTCCAAATTCAATTACCTCAAAAGAAGACTTTTTGAAAGAATTAAAAAAGGTACGGCAGGCTGGTATTAGTTTTGACAATCAGGAATCAGTGATGGGTTTGGCCGGGATTGGCGGGCCTATCTTTAACTATAGTGGAATTATAGCAGCTTTTGCCATTACCGGCAATGCTGATTTTATACTTAAACACAAACAGGACATTATTCATGCTGTAAAGGATACTTCTCTTCAATTATCTGTGCAGTTAGGGTATAACCCTGACAGCAAAACACTTTAA
- a CDS encoding N-acetylneuraminate synthase family protein, with protein sequence MDLFETKYLNKLQNNLPVFIAEIGLNHNGKLDEAIALIEKAAQAGTDLVKFQVFNAEKFYSVYTKSLLNNEKPQYDDSTIQFFKTFELSYNDYKTLQQVAYEHGVVFFASCFDDDSFAMMENLNVPLYKIASSEIANVPLLQSIASTHKPVIVSTGISLQHEIAHAVKLLQNEQCNVVLLHCVSLYPVPPSALNLFRIKSLQQLYGLPVGFSDHAKDNRASMMAVALGARVFEKHFKLSHNHDCADKDVSLTPQEFAAYIEDVNTALAMLGDGSIDYKEDEAAVARSARRSIFAARDIPAGTILNYSDIIIKRPGVGLSPLHCDAVIGKKVKHTIQKDMPILGEDVE encoded by the coding sequence ATGGATTTATTTGAAACAAAGTATCTGAACAAACTGCAAAATAACCTACCAGTCTTTATTGCAGAAATTGGGCTTAACCATAATGGTAAATTGGATGAAGCCATTGCCTTAATTGAAAAAGCAGCACAAGCAGGTACAGATTTAGTTAAGTTTCAAGTTTTTAATGCAGAAAAATTTTATTCAGTGTATACAAAATCGCTCCTTAACAATGAAAAGCCCCAGTATGATGATAGCACCATACAGTTTTTTAAAACGTTTGAACTTTCATATAACGATTACAAAACGCTGCAACAGGTTGCGTATGAACATGGAGTTGTATTTTTTGCATCTTGTTTTGATGATGATTCCTTTGCAATGATGGAAAACCTTAATGTGCCATTGTACAAAATAGCTTCGTCAGAGATTGCCAATGTGCCATTATTGCAGAGCATTGCATCCACTCATAAGCCTGTGATTGTTTCCACAGGCATTTCATTGCAGCATGAAATAGCGCATGCAGTAAAACTTTTGCAAAATGAACAGTGTAATGTAGTGCTCCTGCACTGTGTATCACTGTATCCAGTACCTCCTAGTGCACTTAATCTGTTTAGAATAAAAAGTTTACAACAATTATATGGCCTGCCTGTTGGATTTTCAGATCATGCTAAAGACAACAGAGCTTCTATGATGGCTGTTGCATTGGGTGCACGGGTATTTGAAAAACATTTTAAATTATCGCATAATCATGATTGTGCAGATAAGGATGTATCGCTGACACCTCAAGAGTTTGCAGCATATATTGAAGATGTTAATACAGCACTGGCAATGTTAGGTGATGGCTCAATTGATTATAAAGAGGATGAGGCAGCCGTTGCGCGATCGGCACGGCGAAGCATTTTTGCAGCACGGGATATACCAGCAGGGACAATCCTTAACTACAGTGATATCATTATCAAGCGACCAGGCGTGGGCCTATCGCCGCTACATTGTGATGCCGTTATAGGGAAAAAAGTAAAACATACAATACAAAAAGATATGCCCATATTGGGAGAGGATGTTGAATGA
- the glpK gene encoding glycerol kinase GlpK translates to MGKKFLIAIDLGTTGNRVFCFDEHGLPISSSYAEFTQHFPKPGWVEHDANEIWESVVKLLPEAIQKGNLDPKDAIAIGITNQRETSVLWNEETGKPIYHAIVWQCRRTTDICNQLKEAGHEQLFREKTGLVIDAYFSGTKVKWMLDNVPGARDLAKSGKLLFGTIDTWILWKLTGGKSHKTDYTNASRTLMFNIKEKIWDLDILEILDIPRTILPEVRESASYFGETSGVPGLPDGITIGGIAGDQQAAMVGQNCVFEGTSKNTYGTGCFMLLNMGNEWMLSKHGLLTTLTCDNKGQPVYAFEGSVFIGGAVVQWLRDYMKFIEKSSDAEKVSLSVKKEDEVVVVPAFVGLGAPYWKMDARGAIFGLTRDTTPQQIVRAAVKSIALQSYEVLEAMQQDSGKNIHELRVDGGATRDTYLMQYQADILGIPVLLPEVTESTALGAAYLAGITGKVYNTIDEVAKFNKIARRFNPSMNETARKREIALWKDAVKRLL, encoded by the coding sequence ATGGGTAAAAAGTTCCTCATTGCTATTGATTTAGGTACTACCGGTAACCGGGTATTTTGTTTTGACGAACATGGATTGCCAATTTCAAGTAGTTACGCCGAATTTACACAGCATTTCCCAAAACCTGGCTGGGTTGAACATGATGCTAATGAAATCTGGGAATCAGTTGTAAAACTGTTACCTGAAGCTATACAAAAAGGTAATCTGGATCCAAAGGATGCGATAGCAATTGGAATTACCAATCAGCGAGAAACATCAGTGCTCTGGAACGAAGAAACTGGTAAGCCAATTTATCACGCCATTGTATGGCAATGCCGAAGAACCACTGACATATGCAATCAACTGAAAGAAGCTGGCCACGAACAATTATTCCGTGAAAAGACTGGCCTTGTGATTGATGCATATTTTTCGGGCACAAAAGTTAAATGGATGCTTGATAATGTGCCCGGTGCTCGCGACTTAGCCAAAAGCGGCAAGCTATTATTTGGAACTATTGACACCTGGATTTTGTGGAAATTAACTGGCGGCAAATCGCATAAAACTGATTACACCAACGCTTCCCGTACGCTCATGTTCAATATAAAAGAAAAAATATGGGATTTAGATATTTTAGAAATACTGGATATACCGCGTACTATACTGCCAGAAGTGAGAGAATCAGCATCATATTTTGGCGAAACAAGTGGCGTACCGGGTCTACCTGATGGCATAACCATAGGTGGTATTGCCGGCGACCAGCAGGCAGCAATGGTTGGTCAGAACTGCGTTTTTGAAGGAACATCAAAAAATACGTACGGTACCGGTTGTTTTATGCTGCTTAACATGGGCAACGAATGGATGCTTTCAAAGCATGGTCTGCTCACCACACTGACATGCGATAATAAGGGTCAGCCGGTGTATGCGTTTGAGGGTTCGGTATTTATTGGTGGGGCTGTAGTCCAGTGGCTTCGTGACTATATGAAATTTATTGAAAAAAGTTCTGATGCTGAAAAAGTATCGCTTTCAGTTAAAAAAGAGGATGAAGTGGTGGTAGTGCCGGCATTTGTTGGACTGGGTGCACCATACTGGAAGATGGATGCACGGGGCGCTATTTTTGGGCTTACACGAGATACTACCCCCCAGCAGATTGTGCGTGCTGCAGTAAAATCAATTGCATTGCAATCATACGAGGTTTTAGAAGCAATGCAACAAGACTCGGGCAAAAACATTCACGAACTCAGGGTTGATGGCGGAGCAACACGCGATACCTATTTAATGCAATATCAGGCTGATATATTGGGTATACCAGTTCTACTGCCTGAGGTTACCGAATCAACAGCGTTAGGTGCAGCATATTTAGCCGGTATAACGGGAAAAGTATATAATACCATTGATGAGGTTGCAAAATTCAACAAGATAGCAAGACGTTTCAATCCATCTATGAATGAAACTGCACGAAAACGTGAAATAGCTCTATGGAAAGATGCAGTAAAACGATTGTTATAG